A DNA window from Pyrus communis chromosome 3, drPyrComm1.1, whole genome shotgun sequence contains the following coding sequences:
- the LOC137727956 gene encoding uncharacterized protein translates to MDFDEYDYLEKTVENPEPPKSKETVNGGEEASKSGEKGRSRSSRHKGHEKGHDEERHSKRSKSGDESHERGNDRHRERGSSRHRSQSRDREKDRHRSSRDHRGREDREREERNGKERNRERDKERDPDRDRDRRERDREGDRDREKDKEQPRQSRSHSERRRSDRDERERSREVEHKEKDKEKDLREREKENRRHKDKKEEGTEPESDPERDQRTVFAYQICLKADERDVYEFFSRAGKVRDVRLIMDRNSRRSKGVGYIEFYDAMSVPMAIALSGQPLLGQPVMVKPSEAEKNLVQSTTSVVTGPGGMIGPYSGGARRLYVGNLHTNIKEDDLRQVFGAFGPVELVQLPHDETNNCKGFGFVQFARLEDARNALSLNGQLEIAGRVIKVSAVTDQAGMQDLGVNAGDFDDDEGGGLSLNARSRAMLMQKLDRSGTASSIGPLGTTAVNSAGVSLPMAPILGVAPGISSLVPPITSVPGFAGLGIAGLQIPTATLPSVDTVGVPSECLLLKNMFDPTAESEPDFDLDIKDDVQEECSKYGKLKHIYVDKNTAGHVYLRFETIEAALNARHVLHGRWFAGKMIEATFMLPQTYEAKFPDSR, encoded by the exons ATGGATTTTGATGAGTATGATTATTTAGAGAAAACGGTTGAAAATCCTGAACCCCCGAAATCAAAAGAAACTGTGAATGGTGGTGAGGAAGCTTCAAAATCTGGAGAGAAAGGTCGCAGCCGAAGTTCAAGGCATAAAGGTCATGAGAAGGGTCACGATGAGGAGCGTCACTCAAAGCGTTCAAAATCAGGAGATGAGTCCCATGAACGTGGTAATGATAGGCACAGAGAGAGGGGATCTTCTCGTCACCGCTCACAGTCCAGAGACAGAGAAAAGGATCGCCACAGGAGTAGCCGGGATCATAGAGGTAGGGAagacagagaaagagaggaaagaaATGGTAAGGAGAGAAACAGGGAAAGAGACAAAGAGCGGGATCCCGATCGTGATAGAGACAGGAGAGAACGTGACCGCGAGGGTGACAGGGACCGGGAGAAGGATAAAGAGCAACCACGTCAAAGCAGGAGCCATTCAGAAAGGCGTCGAAGTGATCGGGATGAAAGAGAAAGGAGCCGGGAGGTGGAGcataaagaaaaagataaggagAAGGATTTGAGGGagcgggaaaaagaaaacag AAGACATAAAGACAAGAAGGAAGAAGGGACAGAACCAGAGTCTGATCCTGAGAGAGATCAAAGGACAGTATTTGCTTATCAG ATTTGTTTGAAGGCAGATGAAAGAGATGTATATGAGTTCTTCTCAAGGGCTGGAAAG GTCCGCGATGTACGTCTTATTATGGATCGCAATTCAAGACGTTCGAAGGGAGTTGG GTATATTGAGTTTTATGATGCGATGTCAGTACCTATGGCGATCGCACTCTCTGGTCAGCCTCTTCTTGGTCAACCAGTGATGGTGAAGCCATCAGAGGCTGAGAAGAATCTAGTTCAGTCAACAACTTCTGTTGTCACTGGACCAGGTGGGATGATAGGCCCATATTCTGGTGGAGCTAGAAGGCTGTATGTTGGAAATCTCCATACCAATATAAAAGAAGATGATCTCCGCCAG GTTTTTGGAGCATTTGGTCCTGTAGAACTGGTTCAGTTGCCTCATGATGAAACTAACAACTGCAAAGGTTTTGGATTTGTGCAG TTTGCACGTCTTGAAGATGCTAGAAATGCTCTGAGTTTGAATGGACAATTGGAGATTGCAGGTCGTGTAATTAAG GTGTCAGCTGTTACAGACCAAGCTGGAATGCAAGATCTTGGAGTAAATGCTGGTGATTTTGATGACGATGAAGGCGGTGGCTTG TCATTGAATGCCCGCTCTCGAGCAATGCTTATGCAGAAATTGGACCGTAGCGGAACTGCATCAAG TATTGGTCCCTTAGGCACAACCGCTGTCAATAGCGCAGGTGTTTCCTTACCAATGGCACCAATCCTGGGAGTTGCACCTGGAATTTCTTCTCTTGTTCCTCCCATTACCTCTGTTCCTGGTTTTGCTGGACTTGGTATTGCAGGGCTTCAAATTCCGACAGCTACTCTTCCATCTGTAGATACAGTAGGTGTTCCAAGCGAATGTTTACTgttgaaaaatatgtttgatCCCACAGCCGAG TCGGAACCAGACTTTGACTTGGACATCAAAGATGATGTTCAGGAGGAGTGTTCAAAATACGGGAAATTGAAGCATATATATGTGGACAA GAATACTGCTGGACACGTGTACTTACGATTTGAAACTATAGAAGCTGCTTTAAATGCTCGACATGTTCTCCACGGGAGGTGGTTTGCTGGAAAGATGATCGAGGCAACGTTCAtg TTGCCTCAGACCTACGAAGCTAAATTCCCGGACAGCAGATAG